One window from the genome of Oryza glaberrima chromosome 3, OglaRS2, whole genome shotgun sequence encodes:
- the LOC127765584 gene encoding protein SHORT-ROOT 2 has protein sequence MDTLFRLVSLHHHHHHQHAASPSPPDQPHKSYPSSRGSTSSPSSHHTHNHTYYHHSHSHYNNNSNTNYYYQGGGGGGGGYYYAEEQQPAAYLEECGNGHQFYMDEDFSSSSSSRQFHLGTGAPSSAPVPPPPSATTSSAGGHGLFEAADFSFPQVDISLDFGGSPAVSSSSGAGAGTGAAPSSSGRWAAQLLMECARAVAGRDSQRVQQLMWMLNELASPYGDVDQKLASYFLQGLFARLTTSGPRTLRTLATASDRNASFDSTRRTALKFQELSPWTPFGHVAANGAILESFLEAAAAGAAAASSSSSSSSTPPTRLHILDLSNTFCTQWPTLLEALATRSSDDTPHLSITTVVPTAAPSAAAQRVMREIGQRLEKFARLMGVPFSFRAVHHAGDLADLDLAALDLREGGATAALAVNCVNALRGVARGRDAFVASLRRLEPRVVTVVEEEADLAAPEADASSEADTDAAFVKVFGEGLRFFSAYMDSLEESFPKTSNERLSLERAVGRAIVDLVSCPASQSAERRETAASWARRMRSAGFSPAAFSEDVADDVRSLLRRYKEGWSMRDAGGATDDAAGAAAAGAFLAWKEQPVVWASAWKP, from the coding sequence ATGGATACCCTCTTCAGGTTGGTTAgcctccaccaccatcaccaccaccagcacgcggcctcaccgtcgccgccggaccAGCCGCACAAGTCGTACCCCTCCTCGCGAGGGAGCACcagctccccctcctcccaccACACCCACAACCACACCTACTACCACCACTCCCACTCCCACTACAACAATAATAGCAACACCAACTACTATTACcagggtggtggaggcggcggcggagggtacTACTACGCGGAGgagcagcagccggcggcgtACCTAGAAGAATGCGGCAACGGCCACCAGTTTTACATGGATGAAgacttctcctcctcgtcttcctcccgccAGTTCCACTTGGGAACGggcgcgccgtcgtcggcgccggtgcctcctcctccgtcggcgacgacgtcgtccgCGGGCGGGCACGGGCTGTTTGAGGCGGCGGACTTCTCGTTCCCGCAGGTTGATATCAGCCTCGACTTCGGCGGCTCTCCGGCCGTTTCGTCGTCGTCCGGTGCTGGCGCCGGCACCGGGgcagcgccgtcgtcgtcggggaggtGGGCGGCGCAGCTGCTGATGgagtgcgcgcgcgcggtggcgggGCGCGACAGCCAGCGCGTGCAGCAGCTCATGTGGATGCTCAACGAGCTGGCCTCGCCgtacggcgacgtcgaccaGAAGCTGGCCTCCTACTTCCTGCAGGGCCTCTTCGCGCGGCTCACCACCTCCGGCCCGCGCACGCTGCGGACGCTCGCCACCGCGTCGGACCGGAACGCGTCGTTCGACTCCACGCGCCGCACGGCGCTCAAGTTCCAGGAGCTCAGCCCGTGGACGCCGTTCGGGCACGTCGCCGCCAACGGCGCCATACTCGAGTCGTTcctggaggccgcggcggcgggcgccgccgccgcctcctcctcgtcgtcttcatcgtcgacgccgccgacgcggctgCACATCCTCGACCTGAGCAACACGTTCTGCACGCAGTGGCCGACCCTCCTGGAGGCGCTGGCCACCCGGTCCTCGGACGACACGCCGCACCTGTCCATCACCACCGTCGTgcccacggcggcgccgtcggcggccgcgCAGCGCGTGATGCGGGAGATCGGGCAGCGCCTCGAGAAGTTCGCGCGGCTGATGGGCGTCCCGTTCAGCTTCCGCGCCGTGCACCACGCGGGGGACCTGGCcgacctcgacctcgccgcgctGGACCTCCGCgagggcggcgccaccgccgcgctcgccgtcaACTGCGTAAACGCGCTGCGCGGGGTCGCGCGGGGGCGCGACGCGTTCGTGGCGTCGCTCCGGCGCCTGGAGCCGCGCGTGGTCACcgtcgtggaggaggaggccgacctggcggcgccggaggcggaCGCGTCGTCGGAGGCCGACACCGACGCCGCGTTCGTCAAGGTGTTCGGCGAGGGCCTCCGCTTCTTCTCGGCGTACATGGACTCGCTGGAGGAGAGCTTCCCCAAGACAAGCAACGAGAGGCTGTCACTGGAGAGGGCGGTCGGCCGTGCCATCGTCGACCTCGTGTCATGCCCGGCCTCCCAGTCCGCCGAGCGCCGGGAGACCGCCGCGTCgtgggcgcggcgcatgcggtCGGCGGGGTTCTCGCCGGCGGCATTCAGCGAGGACGTCGCTGACGACGTGCGGTCGCTTCTCCGGCGGTACAAGGAGGGCTGGTCGATGCGGGACGCCGGCGGTGCCacggacgacgccgccggcgccgctgctgccggagCGTTCCTTGCGTGGAAGGAGCAGCCTGTCGTGTGGGCGAGCGCGTGGAAGccatga